In Salisediminibacterium beveridgei, one DNA window encodes the following:
- a CDS encoding cysteine desulfurase: MNVFDVRKQFPILNQEVNGHPLVYLDSAATSQKPLSVIEALDDYYKRYNSNVHRGVHTLGSLATDGYEGAREKVQKFINAKRVEEIIFTRGTTTAINTVARSYGDANVSEGDEIVITPMEHHSNIIPWQQLAKRTGATLKYMPLQPDGTISLEDAEATITDRTKIVAVMQVSNVLGTINPIKEIGAIAHRHDAVILVDGAQSAPHMKVDVQDLNADFFAFSAHKLCGPTGVGALYGKRKLLRKMEPVEFGGEMIDFVDLQDSTWKDLPWKFEGGTPIIAGAIGFGAAIDFVNEIGLDEIEAHEKKLVSYAKERLDAMNDVTVYGPEERAGVLTFNCDDVHPHDVATVLDSEGVAVRAGHHCAQPLMKWLDVTATARASFYLYNTEEEVDAFAEALIKAKEYFGDVFR; the protein is encoded by the coding sequence ATGAATGTCTTCGACGTTCGTAAACAATTTCCCATTCTGAATCAGGAGGTAAACGGCCATCCGCTTGTTTACCTCGACAGCGCAGCCACTTCTCAGAAACCACTGAGTGTGATTGAAGCGCTGGATGATTATTATAAGCGCTATAATTCCAATGTGCACCGGGGTGTTCATACACTCGGTTCACTAGCTACAGACGGGTACGAAGGTGCCCGGGAGAAAGTCCAGAAATTCATCAATGCAAAACGTGTTGAAGAAATCATTTTCACCCGCGGAACAACCACGGCGATTAATACTGTTGCGAGAAGCTATGGCGATGCCAATGTCTCAGAAGGGGATGAGATCGTCATCACTCCGATGGAGCATCACAGTAATATCATCCCCTGGCAACAGCTCGCCAAGCGGACAGGTGCGACGTTGAAGTATATGCCCCTTCAGCCTGATGGAACCATCAGCCTTGAAGATGCAGAAGCAACGATTACTGATCGTACGAAAATCGTTGCTGTCATGCAGGTTTCTAATGTACTCGGCACAATTAACCCGATTAAAGAAATTGGAGCGATTGCGCATCGGCATGATGCGGTCATCCTTGTGGACGGCGCGCAATCGGCTCCGCACATGAAAGTGGACGTTCAGGATTTAAACGCGGATTTCTTCGCCTTTTCGGCTCATAAATTGTGTGGACCGACTGGCGTAGGCGCCTTATACGGCAAACGAAAACTCCTTCGTAAAATGGAGCCGGTGGAATTCGGCGGTGAAATGATCGATTTTGTTGATCTGCAAGATTCAACCTGGAAAGATCTTCCTTGGAAATTCGAAGGTGGGACTCCGATTATTGCAGGTGCCATCGGATTTGGTGCAGCGATAGATTTTGTCAATGAGATTGGTCTGGATGAAATCGAAGCGCATGAAAAGAAGCTTGTCTCCTATGCAAAAGAACGACTGGATGCCATGAACGACGTGACCGTATATGGACCTGAGGAGCGTGCAGGGGTATTAACATTCAACTGCGATGATGTCCATCCTCACGACGTTGCGACGGTGCTCGATTCGGAAGGTGTGGCAGTCCGTGCCGGTCATCACTGTGCACAGCCTCTGATGAAATGGCTTGATGTAACAGCGACTGCAAGAGCGAGCTTTTATCTGTATAATACAGAGGAAGAAGTCGACGCGTTTGCAGAAGCGTTAATAAAAGCAAAGGAGTATTTCGGAGATGTCTTTAGATAA
- the sufU gene encoding Fe-S cluster assembly sulfur transfer protein SufU has product MSLDNKLDTLYRQVIMDHYKNPRNRGEIEGDALKVNMNNPTCGDRIQLQMQVKDEHVTEAKFIGEGCSISLSSASMMTQAVKGLHVDQALQLSKLFSSMMLGEEYDEDAFDLGDIEALQGVSKFPARIKCATLAWKAMEQGLDGPEQDDDDDDDE; this is encoded by the coding sequence ATGTCTTTAGATAATAAGCTCGACACACTTTATCGTCAAGTTATCATGGATCATTATAAAAATCCCCGTAACCGTGGGGAAATTGAAGGCGATGCCTTGAAAGTCAACATGAATAACCCGACCTGCGGTGATCGCATCCAGTTGCAGATGCAGGTCAAGGATGAACACGTTACCGAGGCGAAATTTATCGGTGAAGGTTGTTCCATCAGTCTTTCATCCGCGTCGATGATGACGCAGGCAGTCAAAGGATTGCATGTGGATCAGGCACTTCAGCTGTCGAAACTTTTTTCCAGTATGATGCTTGGAGAAGAATACGATGAAGATGCTTTTGATCTCGGCGATATCGAAGCGTTACAAGGGGTATCCAAATTCCCTGCCCGAATTAAGTGCGCCACACTCGCCTGGAAAGCGATGGAGCAGGGACTGGATGGACCGGAACAAGACGACGATGATGACGATGATGAGTAA
- the sufB gene encoding Fe-S cluster assembly protein SufB: protein MAKKMPEISEYQYGFHDKDVSIFRSKKGLTKEIVEEISRMKDEPQWMLDFRLKSLETFYKKPMPQWGGNLNELDFDEIFYYVKPSEKSERSWDEVPEEIKNTFDKLGIPEAEQKYLAGVSAQYESEVVYHNMQEDLEDLGVIFKDTDTAVKENEDIFRKYFGTVIPPSDNKFAALNSAVWSGGSFIYVPKGVKTDTPLQAYFRINSENMGQFERTLIIADEDSSVHYVEGCTAPVYTTNSLHSAVVEIVVEKNAYCRYTTIQNWAPNVFNLVTKRAVANENAVMEWVDGNIGSKLTMKYPAVVMKGRGARGNVLSIAIAGKGQHQDAGAKMHHLAPNCSSSIVSKSISKQGGKVTYRGIVNFGRKSEGSMSNIECDTLIMDNESTSDTIPYNEILNNDITLQHEATVSKVSEEQLFYLMSRGISEQEATEMIVMGFIEPFTKELPMEYAVEMNRLISFEMEGSIG, encoded by the coding sequence ATGGCAAAGAAAATGCCTGAGATCAGTGAATATCAATACGGTTTTCATGATAAAGACGTATCGATTTTTCGCTCAAAGAAAGGCTTGACCAAAGAGATCGTTGAAGAGATCTCCCGAATGAAAGACGAACCGCAATGGATGCTGGATTTCCGTCTTAAGTCATTGGAAACTTTCTATAAGAAACCGATGCCTCAGTGGGGCGGTAACCTGAATGAACTTGATTTTGATGAAATATTCTATTACGTGAAGCCTTCAGAAAAATCTGAACGTTCATGGGATGAAGTTCCTGAAGAAATCAAGAACACATTTGATAAACTGGGTATTCCGGAAGCGGAACAGAAGTACCTTGCCGGTGTATCTGCCCAGTACGAATCAGAGGTCGTTTATCACAACATGCAAGAAGACCTCGAGGATCTGGGTGTTATCTTTAAGGATACGGATACGGCAGTCAAAGAAAATGAAGACATTTTCCGTAAATATTTCGGTACGGTCATTCCACCGTCAGATAATAAATTCGCAGCGCTGAACTCAGCTGTCTGGAGTGGTGGCTCATTCATTTATGTACCAAAAGGTGTGAAGACGGATACGCCGCTTCAGGCTTATTTCAGAATTAACTCTGAGAATATGGGTCAGTTCGAGCGTACGCTCATCATTGCGGACGAAGACAGTTCAGTTCACTACGTTGAAGGTTGTACCGCTCCTGTCTACACGACAAATTCCCTGCACAGTGCTGTCGTGGAGATTGTTGTTGAGAAGAATGCTTACTGCCGCTATACAACGATTCAAAACTGGGCACCAAACGTCTTCAACCTTGTTACAAAGCGTGCTGTAGCAAATGAGAATGCCGTTATGGAGTGGGTTGATGGCAACATCGGTTCCAAGTTGACCATGAAGTATCCGGCTGTTGTCATGAAAGGCCGCGGAGCTCGTGGTAACGTGCTTTCCATCGCGATTGCCGGAAAAGGCCAGCATCAGGATGCCGGTGCAAAAATGCACCACCTGGCTCCAAATTGCTCATCATCCATCGTGTCCAAATCCATTTCCAAGCAAGGTGGTAAGGTCACCTACCGCGGTATTGTCAACTTCGGTCGTAAATCTGAAGGCTCCATGTCCAATATCGAATGTGACACGTTGATTATGGATAATGAGTCCACATCAGATACGATTCCGTACAATGAAATCCTGAACAATGATATTACCCTTCAGCACGAAGCCACGGTTTCGAAAGTGTCTGAAGAGCAGCTCTTCTATCTGATGAGCCGGGGTATCTCTGAACAGGAAGCAACAGAAATGATCGTCATGGGCTTCATTGAGCCGTTCACAAAAGAACTGCCAATGGAATACGCCGTAGAGATGAACCGCTTGATCTCCTTCGAAATGGAAGGCAGCATCGGTTAA
- a CDS encoding DUF72 domain-containing protein, protein MKKEQLLIGCTGWGDHDTLYETPGSAGRKLQTYASHFPIVELDATFYAIPNEQTVQKWIAETPDIFQFVVKAYQGMTGHQREENPFSSQKAMFDAFDTAMAPMRDAGKLAMILFQFPPWFTVTKERVNLLRGIRERYRDYDLALEFRHQSWFSDEMREKTLSYMRADQWIHSICDEPQAGEKSIPCVPEPTSSDKSLVRLHGRNTGGWTYPSKGEEWRDVRYLYEYNRAELEELSQLIQNIHEQVGESYVVFNNNSGGHAAQNAKQVQEILGITYTGLFPRQINLF, encoded by the coding sequence GTGAAGAAAGAACAGCTCTTGATCGGCTGCACAGGCTGGGGTGATCATGACACGTTGTATGAAACGCCAGGGAGTGCCGGCAGGAAACTGCAGACCTATGCATCCCATTTTCCCATAGTGGAGCTCGATGCAACGTTTTATGCAATCCCGAATGAACAGACTGTACAAAAATGGATCGCGGAAACACCGGATATCTTTCAATTCGTTGTGAAAGCCTATCAGGGGATGACGGGTCATCAGAGGGAAGAGAACCCTTTTTCGAGTCAAAAAGCGATGTTTGATGCTTTTGATACGGCAATGGCGCCGATGCGTGATGCCGGAAAACTTGCCATGATCCTCTTTCAGTTTCCTCCGTGGTTTACCGTGACAAAAGAACGTGTCAATCTGTTGCGCGGGATTCGAGAGCGCTACAGAGACTATGATCTTGCTCTTGAATTCAGACACCAGTCCTGGTTTTCCGATGAGATGCGGGAGAAGACGCTGTCATATATGAGAGCGGATCAATGGATTCACAGCATCTGTGACGAACCGCAAGCAGGGGAAAAGTCTATCCCGTGCGTTCCTGAGCCGACATCATCTGATAAAAGTCTGGTACGCCTCCACGGCCGAAATACAGGCGGGTGGACCTATCCTTCGAAAGGAGAGGAGTGGCGGGACGTCCGTTACTTGTATGAGTATAACCGAGCAGAATTGGAAGAACTTTCACAACTCATACAGAACATTCATGAACAAGTAGGTGAAAGCTATGTGGTTTTTAATAATAATTCCGGCGGTCATGCTGCACAAAACGCCAAACAAGTTCAGGAGATTCTTGGCATCACATACACCGGTCTGTTTCCAAGGCAGATCAATTTATTTTGA
- a CDS encoding sulfite exporter TauE/SafE family protein, translated as MEWLLLLALGFIAAMLGSLIGLGGGIIVVPGLLIMQDVTGLISGITPQIAVGTSLLIMIFTGLSSTIAYVKQQSVDLKSGLVFFAGSGPGAIFGVWLNRGLQMEQFLVIFGLFMIVISIMLWLKKHVKPLPVPVGRTKSWVDHQGVTWTYGYQPLIGILLGFIVGSISGLFGIGGGSLMVPAMILLFAFPPHLAVATSMFMIFLSAIVGSVSHLVLGNIHWLYALALIPGAWFGATAGAALNRRVSSSGLVLLLRIFLIILAFRLLWQGLSG; from the coding sequence ATGGAATGGCTGTTATTATTGGCACTTGGTTTTATTGCAGCGATGCTGGGCAGTTTAATAGGACTGGGCGGCGGAATCATCGTTGTTCCCGGCCTGTTGATCATGCAGGATGTGACGGGCCTGATTTCCGGTATCACCCCTCAAATAGCCGTGGGAACATCGTTATTAATCATGATTTTCACCGGTCTTTCCTCCACGATTGCCTATGTGAAACAGCAAAGCGTGGACTTGAAAAGTGGGCTCGTTTTTTTTGCGGGAAGCGGCCCCGGGGCAATTTTTGGAGTCTGGTTGAATCGCGGTCTTCAAATGGAACAGTTTCTCGTTATTTTCGGTTTGTTCATGATTGTGATTTCGATTATGCTTTGGTTGAAAAAGCATGTAAAACCCTTGCCTGTTCCGGTTGGACGGACGAAGTCATGGGTCGACCACCAAGGTGTAACGTGGACCTATGGCTATCAGCCTCTGATCGGCATTCTATTAGGATTTATCGTAGGATCCATTTCCGGGCTTTTTGGTATTGGTGGCGGCTCGTTGATGGTACCGGCAATGATTTTACTCTTTGCATTCCCACCGCATCTCGCAGTGGCAACATCAATGTTCATGATCTTTTTATCAGCAATCGTCGGATCTGTATCACATCTCGTACTTGGCAATATCCACTGGCTGTATGCGCTGGCACTGATTCCTGGAGCCTGGTTCGGGGCGACAGCAGGCGCTGCTTTAAATCGCCGGGTATCAAGCAGTGGCCTGGTGTTATTACTGCGTATCTTTTTGATTATTCTTGCGTTCAGATTGCTTTGGCAAGGGCTGAGTGGCTGA
- a CDS encoding bifunctional metallophosphatase/5'-nucleotidase, protein MKYPSTITILHTNDLHSELDNWPAVTALLKERRRHALKEGHDVLLFDIGDHSDRVHPMTEALLGKGNIELLNAMAYDAVAIGNNEGITFSKNELNHLYDDAAFPVILTNLIDPSTKRSPEWTIPSKVITLENGIKIGVTSATVPFKQFYTPLGWEINDPIEALDKEASQLKGQCDYLICLSHLGLNQDYKLIDQVPEFDLILGSHTHHVLEQGEHYKGTWINQSGRSGQYIGEVTLTANGEGSLEISNIGSIPVDVTKRDSETENLLSRLNQRATCLLNEPVTMLDQPLEVDWYQDSTLPRLLADGLRTWCNTDLAMVNAGTLLNGLKPGLVTRGMLHEICPHPINPVVVTITGEELFSTMQKAETADMIHFRLRGFGFRGTVLGKMMYSSAVTFIQEENPIDPRHVMINNETIDFNRQYTVATLDMFTLGKLYPAIRDAGQTDILMPEFLRDILSWTLSKVNLTFGESG, encoded by the coding sequence ATGAAATATCCATCAACGATTACCATCTTACATACAAATGATCTGCACAGCGAATTGGATAATTGGCCGGCGGTCACAGCATTATTGAAAGAACGCAGGCGGCATGCTTTGAAAGAAGGGCATGACGTACTCTTATTTGATATTGGCGATCACAGTGACCGTGTTCATCCCATGACCGAAGCGTTACTTGGAAAAGGCAATATTGAACTGTTGAATGCGATGGCTTATGATGCCGTAGCGATCGGAAACAACGAAGGGATCACTTTTTCGAAAAATGAGCTCAATCACCTCTATGACGATGCAGCATTTCCTGTGATTTTGACAAATTTAATCGATCCGTCTACGAAACGCTCACCCGAATGGACAATCCCATCGAAAGTCATCACACTTGAAAATGGTATCAAAATCGGCGTCACATCGGCGACTGTGCCATTTAAGCAATTCTATACACCGCTGGGCTGGGAGATCAATGATCCGATCGAAGCACTGGATAAGGAAGCCTCACAACTCAAAGGGCAATGTGATTACCTGATTTGTCTGTCTCATCTCGGCTTGAACCAGGATTATAAATTGATTGATCAAGTGCCTGAATTTGATTTGATACTGGGTTCGCATACGCATCATGTTCTCGAACAGGGTGAACACTATAAGGGGACATGGATCAATCAATCCGGGCGTTCCGGACAGTATATCGGTGAAGTCACGCTGACAGCCAACGGAGAGGGAAGCTTGGAAATAAGCAATATCGGCTCGATCCCGGTGGATGTCACAAAGCGGGACAGTGAAACGGAGAATCTCTTAAGCCGATTGAATCAGCGAGCAACATGCCTCTTAAACGAACCGGTAACCATGCTCGACCAACCGTTGGAAGTTGACTGGTACCAGGATAGCACTCTGCCGAGACTGCTTGCAGATGGCTTACGAACGTGGTGCAATACGGATCTTGCCATGGTGAATGCAGGAACCCTTCTCAATGGCCTCAAGCCGGGCCTGGTGACGCGGGGGATGCTCCATGAGATCTGTCCTCACCCGATTAATCCGGTCGTCGTGACGATAACGGGAGAAGAACTGTTTTCCACCATGCAAAAAGCTGAAACTGCAGATATGATTCATTTCCGCTTGCGGGGCTTTGGGTTCCGCGGGACCGTATTAGGAAAAATGATGTATTCTTCGGCGGTCACGTTTATTCAAGAAGAAAACCCTATTGACCCGAGACATGTTATGATCAATAATGAAACGATTGATTTTAATCGTCAGTACACCGTTGCCACACTCGACATGTTTACACTCGGTAAATTGTATCCAGCTATCAGGGATGCCGGGCAAACGGACATACTGATGCCGGAATTTCTGAGAGATATTCTGAGTTGGACGCTTTCAAAAGTGAATCTGACCTTCGGGGAATCCGGTTAA
- a CDS encoding HD-GYP domain-containing protein, which yields MRLKSIHSLKENDQLAKPIYNDEGLILLNASVKLSASMINRLHDKGVSFVYIDDPDTADIFVDDTLSPEVKTKAIKTINKSFKKIGEQLSQGKSIQIDDLTESFSDVVESILNSVRSEKDAVTMLSNVMNYDSYVYQHSLSVTVYAVALGKKAGLNFKQLKELGLGAMLHDVGKMAIPLDVLNKKRKLTDEEFDLIKEHAEQGFEMLRKSKTLPLLAAHCAFQHHERLDGSGYPRQIKENEIHLYGKILAIADVFDAVTSHRVYRSAMLPHEGLALIQAGAGKLFDRKLVELFQKTVAIYPVGIEVELSDGRSGVVKKINQSLPDRPTVKILKDKDDKALDEPYDLNLTDMLNITIVQCERLIESKSYES from the coding sequence ATGAGACTGAAATCCATTCACTCCCTAAAAGAAAATGATCAATTAGCAAAACCGATATACAACGATGAAGGTCTTATTCTGCTGAATGCCTCAGTGAAATTAAGCGCGTCAATGATCAACAGGCTCCATGATAAAGGCGTCTCGTTTGTGTATATTGATGATCCGGATACAGCGGACATTTTTGTCGATGATACCCTGTCCCCGGAAGTGAAGACAAAGGCCATAAAAACAATTAATAAATCGTTCAAAAAAATTGGCGAACAATTGTCGCAGGGAAAATCCATTCAAATCGATGACCTGACGGAATCTTTTTCTGATGTCGTGGAATCGATATTGAACAGTGTCCGCTCAGAAAAAGATGCAGTAACGATGCTGTCCAATGTCATGAACTATGATTCGTATGTCTACCAACATTCGCTGAGTGTCACAGTCTATGCCGTCGCACTTGGAAAAAAAGCCGGATTGAACTTTAAGCAGTTGAAGGAACTCGGACTCGGTGCCATGCTTCATGATGTCGGAAAAATGGCGATTCCCCTTGACGTATTAAACAAAAAGAGAAAATTGACGGACGAAGAATTTGATTTAATTAAAGAGCATGCTGAACAGGGTTTTGAAATGCTCAGAAAATCAAAGACCTTACCTCTGCTTGCAGCTCATTGTGCGTTTCAGCACCACGAACGACTGGATGGGTCTGGTTATCCGCGTCAAATAAAAGAGAATGAGATTCATTTATATGGCAAAATTCTCGCCATTGCCGATGTGTTTGATGCCGTCACGTCCCACCGCGTCTATCGGAGTGCCATGCTGCCTCACGAAGGATTGGCACTGATTCAGGCAGGAGCAGGAAAACTGTTCGACAGAAAACTGGTTGAATTATTTCAAAAAACAGTTGCGATTTATCCTGTCGGTATTGAAGTGGAGCTGAGTGATGGAAGAAGCGGGGTCGTGAAAAAGATTAATCAGAGTTTACCGGATCGCCCGACAGTGAAGATATTGAAGGATAAGGATGATAAAGCCCTGGATGAACCCTATGATCTGAATCTGACTGATATGCTGAACATCACGATTGTTCAGTGTGAACGGTTGATTGAATCGAAGTCTTATGAATCCTGA
- a CDS encoding thymidylate synthase, with product MENYLTLCRHVLEHGTKKDDRTGTGTISTFGYQMRFDLQEGFPVLTTKKMALRAIIHELLWFIKGETNIQYLKDNKVRIWDEWADENGDLGPVYGRQWRSWPSPDGKTIDQLRDVIEAIKTNPDSRRHVINAWNVGELDDMALAPCHCLFQFYVADGKLSCQLYQRSADVFLGVPFNIASYSLLTMMIAQECGLEPGDFVHTFGDVHIYNNHLEQVNLQLTREPGTKPEMRLNPDITRIEDFTIDDFELIGYDPHPAIKGEVSV from the coding sequence ATGGAAAACTATTTGACACTTTGCAGGCATGTGCTTGAACATGGAACAAAAAAAGATGACCGGACCGGCACAGGTACTATCAGTACATTTGGCTATCAGATGCGCTTTGATTTGCAGGAGGGCTTCCCTGTTTTGACGACCAAAAAAATGGCGCTGAGAGCGATCATTCACGAATTGCTCTGGTTTATTAAAGGTGAAACCAATATTCAGTATTTGAAGGACAATAAAGTCCGTATCTGGGATGAATGGGCGGATGAAAATGGCGATCTCGGTCCGGTCTATGGCAGACAATGGCGAAGCTGGCCTTCGCCTGATGGTAAAACGATTGATCAACTGCGTGACGTAATCGAAGCGATTAAAACCAACCCGGACTCAAGACGGCATGTGATTAATGCCTGGAATGTAGGAGAGCTGGATGATATGGCCCTCGCACCATGCCATTGCCTCTTTCAATTCTATGTAGCCGATGGCAAATTATCCTGTCAGCTCTATCAGCGCAGCGCCGATGTATTCCTCGGTGTCCCGTTTAATATTGCATCGTATTCGCTGTTGACGATGATGATCGCTCAGGAATGCGGGTTGGAGCCTGGAGACTTTGTCCACACATTTGGAGACGTACATATTTACAATAATCATCTGGAACAGGTGAACCTGCAATTGACCAGGGAACCGGGAACAAAACCAGAGATGAGACTGAACCCGGATATTACCCGGATTGAAGATTTCACGATCGATGATTTTGAATTGATCGGTTATGATCCTCATCCAGCGATAAAAGGGGAGGTTTCTGTATGA
- a CDS encoding dihydrofolate reductase: MMQAIVAMDQHDVIGHDGQMPWSLPNDLKHFKELTTGHTVIMGRKTFESIGRPLPNRTNVVVTRNQDFHHEGIMIEHDLDEIPEKYAQQDAFIIGGGELYKALLPYVERLYVTRVHATFAGDTMFPMLDWNEWQLIEEKKGIVDERNEVAHTFFIFERKNT, translated from the coding sequence ATGATGCAGGCGATCGTTGCCATGGATCAGCATGATGTCATCGGTCATGATGGACAAATGCCCTGGAGTTTACCGAATGATTTAAAGCATTTTAAAGAATTAACCACAGGGCATACGGTCATTATGGGCCGTAAGACATTTGAATCCATCGGGCGCCCCTTACCGAACCGGACAAACGTGGTTGTAACAAGGAATCAGGATTTCCATCACGAGGGCATTATGATTGAGCACGATCTGGATGAGATTCCAGAAAAATACGCGCAGCAAGATGCCTTTATTATTGGAGGCGGTGAGCTCTACAAAGCACTGCTTCCCTATGTGGAACGCCTCTATGTGACGCGGGTGCATGCCACTTTTGCAGGGGATACGATGTTTCCCATGCTCGACTGGAATGAGTGGCAGCTGATTGAAGAAAAAAAAGGAATTGTCGATGAGCGCAATGAGGTTGCGCACACGTTTTTTATTTTCGAACGAAAAAATACTTGA
- a CDS encoding Na+/H+ antiporter NhaC family protein, which yields MDFGVLSLVPPVLALIMVMITRKVLLSLGVGIIVGVLMVNQQEELFLNAAITDIVSIVSGIFYVDGGVNTWEFYIILFLFALGIIAAFMTMSGGSQAFGEWAGRHVKSRVGAQIASGLLGILIFIDDYFNSLTVGNVSRPITDRYRVSRAKLAYNVDSTAAPICVISPISSWGAYIITIIGGILVTHGVTQYGALQAFLIIAPMNFYAVFAILLVFAVAWFKLDFGSMRTHEQRAIDTGSVLDETKGPVPGESGAVKAIKTGHVRDLLIPILTLVIMTVVFMVTTGIQGTEGSASLLATFENTDVAAALLYGGAVSLVVTFVLAGIQRFSIKEFAIGTWAGIQSMLPAVYILLFAWTIIEIIGELGTGEYLAGLVDGNIPLGLLPAILFIIGGFMAFSTGTSWGTFGIMLPIAGDIAAATDISLMLPVMAAVLAGAIFGDHCSPISDTTILSSTGAGSHHIDHVMTQLPYALIAGGISIVTFLILGFSGSLLLSLVAGLILFTAVIWLMKEWIVPLQVKES from the coding sequence ATGGATTTTGGCGTATTATCCTTGGTGCCGCCTGTATTGGCACTGATTATGGTGATGATCACCCGGAAGGTGCTTTTGTCATTGGGCGTGGGCATTATCGTCGGGGTATTGATGGTCAACCAGCAGGAGGAACTGTTTTTGAATGCGGCCATCACAGATATTGTATCGATTGTATCCGGGATTTTTTATGTTGATGGCGGCGTGAACACGTGGGAATTTTATATCATCTTATTTCTGTTTGCTTTAGGAATCATTGCAGCTTTCATGACCATGTCAGGGGGGAGTCAGGCATTTGGTGAATGGGCCGGCCGGCATGTGAAGAGCCGGGTAGGGGCACAAATTGCCTCCGGTCTTTTAGGAATTCTGATTTTTATCGATGATTATTTCAACAGCCTGACCGTAGGGAATGTCAGTCGGCCGATAACTGACCGTTACCGGGTATCAAGGGCCAAACTCGCGTATAATGTGGATAGTACCGCAGCTCCCATCTGTGTCATTTCACCGATATCGAGTTGGGGAGCCTATATCATTACCATCATCGGAGGCATCCTTGTCACTCATGGGGTAACGCAATATGGCGCTTTGCAGGCGTTTCTCATCATTGCTCCGATGAATTTTTACGCTGTTTTCGCTATTCTGCTGGTCTTTGCAGTCGCATGGTTCAAGCTCGACTTCGGGAGCATGCGGACGCATGAACAACGAGCGATTGACACGGGTTCGGTTCTTGATGAAACAAAGGGACCGGTCCCTGGTGAAAGTGGCGCTGTCAAAGCAATCAAAACAGGCCATGTCCGGGATCTGCTCATTCCGATCCTGACACTTGTGATCATGACGGTTGTCTTTATGGTGACAACGGGGATCCAGGGAACAGAGGGAAGCGCGAGTCTCTTGGCAACGTTTGAAAATACCGATGTCGCAGCAGCACTCTTATACGGTGGAGCGGTAAGCCTGGTTGTCACGTTTGTTCTTGCAGGCATTCAACGTTTTTCCATCAAGGAGTTTGCGATTGGCACGTGGGCCGGGATTCAATCCATGCTCCCTGCGGTGTATATCCTGCTGTTTGCCTGGACGATTATTGAAATCATTGGCGAGCTTGGAACCGGCGAATATCTGGCCGGCCTCGTGGATGGGAATATCCCGCTTGGTCTGTTGCCGGCCATTCTCTTTATCATTGGCGGCTTCATGGCGTTCAGCACAGGAACGAGCTGGGGGACTTTCGGCATTATGCTTCCGATCGCGGGTGATATCGCTGCAGCGACAGATATTTCACTCATGCTTCCTGTTATGGCAGCGGTTCTTGCAGGAGCCATTTTCGGGGATCATTGTTCACCGATTTCTGATACAACCATCTTATCTTCCACAGGAGCCGGGAGCCATCACATCGATCATGTGATGACGCAGCTGCCCTATGCACTGATTGCAGGAGGAATCAGCATCGTGACGTTTTTGATTCTCGGTTTCTCAGGGAGTCTGCTGCTCTCTCTAGTTGCCGGACTGATCCTGTTCACAGCTGTCATTTGGCTCATGAAAGAGTGGATTGTACCGCTGCAAGTGAAGGAATCGTAA